In Devosia sp. 1566, a single genomic region encodes these proteins:
- a CDS encoding DUF2865 domain-containing protein — protein sequence MSRTTLRPFLLLLVAAVCLLLDVGTAHAQAAACARLEDSLRQFDRNADFQQRQGNSRSARRLADQVQSAESRYIREGCNDDARAGRTLSPRCQSIGRDVLDLREQYAQVSQSVNSAGAVAQQREAILQELARFGCGAGRGSSADFSRERQSIFDRVFGTTTQGDFTDGDLVDDGAYWGSQGSNTVRTLCVRLSDGYFWPISYATLTDYVGNDAQQCQAMCPNTPVELYFYDNPGQEVEQMRNVSGQPYSALPNAFKYREAVDMQSSCRATPAGGGTIRNAVSADGQNRTIAEVSGVSFPLPPRDPRRQMPAVVAPVEAPLQTATLIDVPLPRPRPAGPGETPVTRPAPQTAEDKSLRLVQFGDKVVRVVGPDTPYAQAAAAGS from the coding sequence TTGAGCAGAACAACCCTGCGCCCGTTTCTCCTTTTGCTCGTGGCAGCTGTCTGCCTGCTGCTCGATGTTGGCACGGCGCATGCGCAGGCCGCCGCTTGCGCCCGGCTGGAAGATTCGCTGCGGCAATTCGATCGGAACGCGGACTTTCAGCAACGGCAGGGCAATTCGCGCTCGGCCCGTCGCCTCGCTGATCAGGTGCAGAGCGCGGAAAGCCGTTACATCCGCGAAGGCTGCAATGATGACGCGCGGGCTGGCCGCACTCTGTCACCGCGCTGCCAGAGCATTGGACGCGATGTGCTGGACTTACGCGAACAATATGCCCAGGTCTCGCAGTCGGTGAATAGCGCCGGTGCCGTGGCCCAGCAGCGCGAAGCCATCCTGCAGGAACTGGCCCGCTTTGGTTGCGGCGCCGGGCGCGGCTCGAGCGCCGACTTCTCGCGCGAGCGGCAGTCGATCTTTGATCGCGTGTTCGGCACTACCACCCAGGGCGATTTCACCGATGGCGACCTGGTCGACGATGGCGCTTATTGGGGCAGCCAGGGCTCCAACACTGTGCGAACCCTCTGCGTGCGGTTGAGCGATGGTTACTTCTGGCCCATCAGCTACGCCACTTTGACCGATTATGTCGGCAATGACGCCCAGCAATGCCAGGCGATGTGTCCCAACACACCGGTGGAACTCTATTTCTACGACAATCCGGGTCAGGAAGTTGAGCAGATGCGCAACGTCAGTGGCCAGCCTTATTCCGCCTTGCCCAACGCGTTTAAATATCGCGAGGCGGTGGATATGCAAAGCAGCTGCCGTGCTACCCCGGCTGGCGGGGGCACGATCCGGAACGCCGTATCAGCTGACGGCCAGAACCGGACCATCGCTGAAGTATCAGGCGTGAGCTTCCCCCTGCCCCCGCGCGATCCGCGCCGGCAGATGCCAGCAGTCGTCGCGCCGGTCGAGGCGCCATTGCAAACGGCCACGCTGATCGATGTTCCTCTGCCGCGGCCGCGTCCTGCCGGCCCCGGCGAGACCCCGGTCACCCGGCCTGCGCCGCAAACCGCCGAAGACAAAAGCCTGCGGCTGGTTCAGTTCGGCGACAAGGTGGTCAGGGTAGTCGGTCCAGACACGCCTTACGCCCAAGCAGCGGCAGCAGGCTCTTAA
- the gltX gene encoding glutamate--tRNA ligase — translation MSAPVVRWAPSPTGRIHLGNARPALLNWFFARRHGGRYVLRMDDTDAARSTREFADGIEVDLAWFGVKPDLLVRQSERTALYEAAREQLIAAGRLYPCYETEDELDRRRKRARAMGKPPIYDRAALKLTAEDRARLEAEGRRPHWRFKLDGKPVQFDDLIRGPQTVNTASMSDPVLVREDGSYLYTLPSVVDDIDLGITHVIRGEDHVSNTGTQIEIFEALGGAVPQFGHHNLLTDPEGQGFSKRLGSQSIADFRQEGYEPLAVAIMATLTGTSIPVEPYESLDVVAELLDFAAISHGPARFDPAELDTLNSRILHAMPYSEAQPRLAQLGLDDEPLWLVLRENLVKFSDVVEWAKLIRGPVEPVIAEEDRDFLVAARELLPAEPWSIETWGEWTGAVKAQTGRKGKGLFLPLRLALTGRHDGPELKSLLPLLGRKACLDRLP, via the coding sequence ATGAGCGCACCTGTTGTACGCTGGGCCCCGTCACCCACGGGGCGCATTCACCTGGGCAATGCGCGGCCCGCGCTGCTGAACTGGTTCTTCGCGCGCCGCCATGGCGGCCGCTATGTGCTGCGCATGGACGACACCGATGCGGCGCGCTCCACCCGTGAGTTCGCGGACGGCATCGAGGTGGATCTGGCGTGGTTCGGCGTGAAGCCCGATCTGCTGGTGCGCCAATCGGAGCGGACGGCACTCTATGAGGCGGCGCGCGAGCAGTTGATCGCCGCGGGTAGGTTGTATCCCTGCTACGAAACCGAAGACGAGCTGGATCGGCGGCGCAAGCGAGCGCGGGCCATGGGCAAGCCCCCCATCTATGATCGGGCGGCACTAAAACTCACGGCGGAAGATCGCGCGCGGCTCGAGGCCGAAGGACGCCGCCCGCATTGGCGCTTCAAGCTCGACGGCAAGCCGGTTCAGTTCGATGACCTGATCAGGGGGCCGCAGACCGTCAACACCGCCTCCATGTCCGATCCGGTGCTGGTGCGCGAGGATGGCTCCTACCTTTATACGCTGCCCTCAGTGGTGGATGACATCGACCTGGGCATCACCCATGTGATTCGCGGCGAGGATCATGTTTCCAATACGGGCACGCAGATCGAGATCTTCGAAGCCCTGGGCGGCGCCGTGCCGCAGTTCGGGCACCACAATCTGCTGACCGACCCCGAAGGGCAGGGCTTTTCCAAGCGCCTCGGCTCCCAGTCGATCGCGGACTTCCGGCAGGAAGGCTATGAGCCACTGGCGGTGGCCATCATGGCGACGCTGACCGGCACGAGCATTCCCGTCGAGCCCTATGAGTCACTCGACGTCGTGGCGGAATTGCTCGACTTTGCGGCAATCTCGCATGGACCAGCCCGGTTCGATCCGGCCGAACTCGACACGCTCAATTCGCGTATCCTCCACGCCATGCCTTATTCCGAAGCGCAGCCGCGCCTGGCGCAGTTGGGTCTTGATGACGAGCCGCTCTGGCTGGTGCTGCGCGAGAACCTGGTCAAGTTCAGCGACGTGGTGGAATGGGCCAAGCTAATCCGCGGCCCGGTGGAGCCGGTGATCGCCGAGGAAGACCGCGACTTCCTCGTGGCCGCGCGCGAGTTGCTGCCAGCTGAGCCCTGGTCAATCGAGACCTGGGGCGAGTGGACGGGGGCCGTAAAGGCCCAGACCGGCCGCAAGGGCAAGGGCTTGTTCCTGCCCCTCCGCCTTGCACTGACCGGTCGCCACGATGGGCCCGAGCTTAAGAGCCTGCTGCCGCTGCTTGGGCGTAAGGCGTGTCTGGACCGACTACCCTGA
- a CDS encoding fumarylacetoacetate hydrolase family protein produces the protein MKLATLRNGRPDGQLVVVSADGQRCVAAGRIAPHLQAALDDWDNAAPQLAALASELNAGAIAGQVFEASQALAPLPRAYQWIDGSGYMSHLERVRTLRGSKDAELQSTRPLLYQGGSDTLLAPTAAIVVPENDLALDFEAEIAVIIGPVPMQPSREQAAAAIRLVTICNDVSLRRLVAEDLQGGFGFFHAKPSTSFGPVALTPDALGDAWRDNRLHLPLRVEVNGNLIGQPNAGRDVQFDFADLIMEAARTRSLAGGTIVGSGTVSNRHDESLPTKRDGIGFACLAELRTVEKTKFGRARTPFLQPGDSLRIAAIDGAGRAPFGEINQQVTLLERPA, from the coding sequence ATGAAGCTTGCTACCCTTAGAAATGGTCGCCCCGATGGCCAGCTGGTGGTGGTTTCCGCAGATGGACAGCGCTGTGTTGCCGCAGGCCGCATTGCGCCCCATCTGCAGGCAGCGCTCGATGACTGGGACAACGCGGCTCCTCAGCTGGCGGCACTCGCGTCCGAGTTGAACGCGGGTGCGATTGCCGGTCAGGTGTTCGAGGCCAGCCAAGCGCTCGCGCCGCTCCCACGCGCCTATCAGTGGATCGATGGCTCGGGCTATATGAGCCATCTCGAACGCGTCCGCACACTGCGAGGCAGCAAGGACGCCGAACTGCAATCCACCCGACCCCTGCTGTATCAGGGGGGTTCGGATACGCTGCTGGCGCCGACCGCGGCGATCGTCGTGCCGGAAAACGATCTGGCGCTCGACTTTGAGGCGGAGATCGCCGTGATCATCGGCCCCGTGCCGATGCAGCCATCCCGCGAGCAAGCGGCCGCTGCCATTCGGCTGGTCACGATCTGCAACGACGTATCCTTGCGCAGGCTGGTGGCCGAGGACCTGCAGGGCGGGTTCGGCTTTTTCCACGCGAAGCCCTCAACCAGCTTCGGCCCCGTCGCCTTGACACCCGACGCCCTGGGCGACGCCTGGCGGGACAACCGTCTGCACCTGCCGCTTCGGGTGGAGGTCAATGGCAATCTGATCGGACAGCCCAATGCCGGACGGGACGTGCAGTTCGATTTCGCCGACCTGATCATGGAGGCCGCTCGCACGCGCAGCCTTGCCGGCGGCACCATTGTCGGCTCGGGCACCGTGTCTAACCGGCATGACGAGAGCCTGCCTACCAAGCGCGATGGCATCGGCTTTGCCTGTCTTGCCGAACTGCGCACCGTCGAAAAGACTAAGTTCGGGCGGGCGCGCACGCCGTTTCTGCAGCCGGGCGACAGCCTGCGGATTGCGGCAATCGATGGGGCGGGCCGGGCACCATTTGGCGAAATCAATCAGCAGGTGACCCTGCTCGAGCGGCCGGCTTGA